One part of the Haliotis asinina isolate JCU_RB_2024 chromosome 2, JCU_Hal_asi_v2, whole genome shotgun sequence genome encodes these proteins:
- the LOC137272384 gene encoding uncharacterized protein: protein MLVILLLVLTSVLADAQTQMSHSIHGSSLMHVFMMQSHHAAFELLDADNNGSITLAELVTYYHQYDLRGDGRITEDEFANVTGMEKMMARNEFNYIDEDKDGIITRGDMTDLYKTFDVDHDNSVSEKEFVDRYGEIMKIVHQGMNIG, encoded by the exons ATGCTTGTGATTCTGCTCCTGGTTTTAACGTCGGTGTTGGCTGACGCCCAAACACAGATGTCCCACAGCATCCATGG GTCAAGTCTGATGCACGTGTTCATGATGCAGAGCCACCATGCAGCCTTTGAGCTGCTAGACGCCGACAACAATGGCTCCATTACTTTGGCAGAGCTGGTGACCTACTACCATCAGTATGACCTCCGAG GCGACGGGCGGATCACCGAAGATGAATTCGCCAATGTAACCGGAATGGAGAAAATGATGGCCAGGAATGAATTCAATTACATTGACGAAGATAAAGACGGCATCATCACAAGGGGCGATATGACAGACCTTTACAAAACTTTCGACGTCGACC ATGACAACTCAGTTTCCGAGAAGGAGTTTGTAGATCGTTATGGAGAG ATAATGAAAATTGTTCACCAAGGCATGAATATTGGATGA
- the LOC137272385 gene encoding calmodulin-4-like, producing MQYIIVLSIIAGAFAAPTSPLPSSNAAAAQLISFFKQVFNNLDDNKNGHIEVSEMYKAFDDDDTNKDHNLSMDEFTAGETTEKKFLEAVFKSIDSDHDGSISRQVTATIFKMMDENSDGLIDLNEFVDQYSKIYALILQSLQNPQGH from the exons ATGCAGTACATCATCGTTCTATCGATAATCGCAGGGGCGTTTGCTGCACCCAC GAGTCCTTTGCCGTCGAGTAATGCTGCAGCTGCTCAGTTGATCAGCTTCTTCAAGCAGGTGTTCAACAATCTCGATGATAATAAAAATGGGCACATAGAGGTATCTGAGATGTACAAAGCTTTCGACGATGATGACACGAACA AGGATCACAACTTGAGTATGGACGAGTTCACGGCTGGGGAGACAACCGAGAAGAAATTCTTAGAAGCAGTGTTCAAGAGCATTGATTCCGACCATGACGGTTCCATCAGTCGTCAAGTGACTGCTACCATCTTCAAGATGATGGACGAGAACA GTGATGGCCTCATCGACCTAAACGAATTCGTTGACCAGTACTCAAAA ATTTATGCCTTGATTCTGCAAAGTCTCCAGAACCCTCAAGGACATTAA